TTGATAATTTGCTTGTTCTCATCCGTTACATTCACTTTAGTGAAGTTAACTTCAATCCCTTCAGAAAAGTTTAACGTGATAGCTTCTGGTGCCTGCTCTAATGCAGCACCCTCCGCAGGTAATTGATCTTTAAGATGCGCATGAGCAAAAGCTTGTTGAAATGACATACCTAAGAACAGTACAGCGACCGCGCTTAATTTACGCCAAGAAGATTTTATTTGGTTGATTGGCATAGTAACCTCTTAATTTGCAGGTGAATTTAGATATATAGCCAATCATTATACGGAAAATAATACGATACGCAGCGATAAAATCAGATTTTATCATTCAGCTTGTGAGGCTTGGCACAAAATGCGAATAAAACTCACTCGCAAAAATAAAACAAGCGCCATTCATCTCTGAATTGGCGCTTGATAAACAACACGAAAATCGAGTTATTAAAAAGAATGATTAAACGTGTGCAGCTGCCGCTAAACCTTTCAGATCTTTATCCAGCAGGAATAATGATTTACCAGACTCACCCACCATGCCCAATTTATCCAGTACAGATTTGAACAGTTTCTCTTCTTCATGCTGCTCTGCAACATACCATTGCAAGAAGTTGAATGTTGAGTAATCATGGGTTGTCATTGCTAAATGTGCGAGTTTATTGATTTCTGAAGTAATTAATTGTTCATGTTCGTACGTTTTATTGAACACATCAGCGATAGAGTCAAAATTTTCTGGTGGTGCAGCAATCGCGCCTAAGCGTGGTAATGCGCCAGTATCGCTAAGGTAATTAAATAAACGCTGCATATGCTCCATTTCTTCTTGTGAGTGTGCTTTCAAAAATGCCGCTGCACCTTCAAAACCTTTATCACTACACCAAGCGCTCATTTGCAAATACAGATTAGCGGAGAAAAACTCAAGATTCAGTTGTTTATTTAACGCTTCAATCATGTCAGCTTTTAACATATCTTTACCTTAATGATGATGATTTTATGAAGTTATATCCCACAGTAACATAATAAATGCATTCAGAAAACATTCTTCCCATAAAAATTAATTTATTGATTAACAATGGTTTTTTGTAAAAATAACACGAATCAATCGCATTAGCTTTTATTTCTCATAATAATCCTAATTGCTTACTATTATCATGTTTAAATTTAATTTTATTCGCTAACCATCTCACTATTTCATCAAGATTTTCTGAACTTCAATTGCTACAATTCATGCTGATGTTGTTAACCGTTAGGATTTAAAATGAGCCGTAATCTTGCCACCCTCCCAAAAGAAGAGATGGACAAAATTAACGTTGACCTGCTGGCTTCCGGTGTTGCTTTCAAGGAACGTTATAATATCCCCATTATTCCTGAGGCCGTCGAACGTGAGCAGCCTGAACATTTGCGGGATTATTTTCGTGAAAGGCTGGTCTACTATCGTCAGTTATCGATGAATTTTGCTCGTATGCCCTACGAGCCAAGAAATCGCTAAGAATAGAATTTTAGATACAAAAAAGGAGAGTTATATACTCTCCTTTTTCATTCTATAAACCCGCAGATTATTTGCTGGTGTTATAGGTGATGGTATTGTTTTTACAATTCACTGCAACACGGTAATGCAGATCGGATTTCGACCCTCTAACCACTAAAGGCAGCGAGTAGCCATCTTCAGTCTTCGTTACTTCACTGTCGTTGATCCATGCAACCGCTTTTTTACCCACGGCCGCTTTTTCATCAGCCCAACGTGGTAACCGGTTATTCATAAAATCATTTTTAACCTGTGCCGCAATTTGTGGCTCAGTAAGATTACCACAACTCACAAATGCAGCTGCTTTACCTTCTTCCTTGTTAGCACTGAATGCAAACGAACTTAATACAAGCGCACAACTGCCTAAAACCACTGCCATTTTTTTATTAACATTCATACCATCCTCCGGCATCTACGAAATGTAGATGAAATTGAGATCCATTTTACTCACCAAAACTGCAGCACCATTAACAACGCACGCATAGGTTACCGTTGTCTATTTAGTGTAGTTGTAAAAATAAAACCTATGAGCAAAATGACTTAACTGATATGAATTTATCAGAAATACATTTAAATGTTAATAGGATGTTTATTAATTATTAATTTTCGTCATCAAATCGAGCAACAATTTGCTCTTTACCTTGATGGTTTTCCCTAATTTCTTGAGCAACCAGCGCAATAGCTTCTCCGCTGCTCATGCCTTCTGCCATCAGTTGGTGAATGCGTTCAACCGCTTCTTGTTGCTCTGCGTGGGAAAGTGCTGGCATACCTGAAAACATAATCAACCTCTTTAAATTGCAGACTTATTTAATACGTTAAGATTTTCAGCAAATTTTAACAGCTCTTGCCTTAATAAGGTAAGATTATATGGTAATCTGGCATTATTCATTTGTGGAACCTGACTTTAATTGATTGATATGGCTATTAATAAAATACAACTCCCATACAGCCCCAATGCGGCATTAGATTATTTTGCACCTTTATCGCACCAACCATGGGCTATGCTGCTTCATTCTGGTCAAGCTGAACATTCACATAACCGTTACGATATGATTGTTGCCGACCCTGCGGTAACCCTATTAACTCGCGGTTTGCAAACTGAAATTCAAACGCAAAATCAGCCTGCTCAATTGTCAGAAAATGACCCTTTCGCCCTTTTACAGCAATACATAGATCAATACCAAGTTAGCGAATTTTCTGATGAAGCACTGCCATTCCAAGGTGGAGCAATGGGAATTTGGAGCTATGACTTAGGTCGCCGTATCGAAAAGCTACCCGAACTTGCCACTTCTGAGCTACAATTTCCAGATATGGCGGTAGGCATCTATTTATGGGCTCTTATTGTTGACCATCATGAACAGCGCGTGACTTTATTCAGTCACCAAGATGCCGAACAGCGACTCACTTGGTTACAGGCACAAAAAAAATCTCGTAAAAGTGCTTTCTCATTGACGTCCCCATGGCACGCCAACATGACCGAAGCGCAATACCATGAAAACATTGCCCGTATTCATCAATATCTACGTGAGGGGGATTGCTACCAAATCAACCTTGCACAACGCTTTAAAGCCAAATATAAAGGTAATGAATGGGATGCATTTTTA
The Providencia alcalifaciens DNA segment above includes these coding regions:
- the copC gene encoding copper homeostasis periplasmic binding protein CopC, producing the protein MPINQIKSSWRKLSAVAVLFLGMSFQQAFAHAHLKDQLPAEGAALEQAPEAITLNFSEGIEVNFTKVNVTDENKQIIKTGKAALDPSNNTKVIIPVESKLAAGKYDVQWSVVSVDGHKTKGNYSFTVK
- the ftnA gene encoding non-heme ferritin gives rise to the protein MLKADMIEALNKQLNLEFFSANLYLQMSAWCSDKGFEGAAAFLKAHSQEEMEHMQRLFNYLSDTGALPRLGAIAAPPENFDSIADVFNKTYEHEQLITSEINKLAHLAMTTHDYSTFNFLQWYVAEQHEEEKLFKSVLDKLGMVGESGKSLFLLDKDLKGLAAAAHV
- a CDS encoding DNA polymerase III subunit theta; translation: MSRNLATLPKEEMDKINVDLLASGVAFKERYNIPIIPEAVEREQPEHLRDYFRERLVYYRQLSMNFARMPYEPRNR
- the pabB gene encoding aminodeoxychorismate synthase component 1, producing MAINKIQLPYSPNAALDYFAPLSHQPWAMLLHSGQAEHSHNRYDMIVADPAVTLLTRGLQTEIQTQNQPAQLSENDPFALLQQYIDQYQVSEFSDEALPFQGGAMGIWSYDLGRRIEKLPELATSELQFPDMAVGIYLWALIVDHHEQRVTLFSHQDAEQRLTWLQAQKKSRKSAFSLTSPWHANMTEAQYHENIARIHQYLREGDCYQINLAQRFKAKYKGNEWDAFLTLNESNRAPFSSFIRLPDNAVISVSPERFILLENGEIQTRPIKGTLPRLDSPEEDQLQAEKLANSPKDRAENLMIVDLLRNDIGRVAKPGTVRVPELFKVEPFPAVHHLVSTITATLDNQYQATDLLRACFPGGSITGAPKIRAMQIIEELEPNRRHGYCGAIGYISFCGNMDTNITIRTLITDKKQIYCWAGGGIVADSQADKEYQETFDKLRLILPKLGKLDSDD
- the yebF gene encoding protein YebF, which encodes MNVNKKMAVVLGSCALVLSSFAFSANKEEGKAAAFVSCGNLTEPQIAAQVKNDFMNNRLPRWADEKAAVGKKAVAWINDSEVTKTEDGYSLPLVVRGSKSDLHYRVAVNCKNNTITYNTSK
- a CDS encoding YoaH family protein, which translates into the protein MFSGMPALSHAEQQEAVERIHQLMAEGMSSGEAIALVAQEIRENHQGKEQIVARFDDEN